One Glycine max cultivar Williams 82 chromosome 1, Glycine_max_v4.0, whole genome shotgun sequence genomic window, tcgtaaagttacggaaacttacgaatctcgtaacgatacttgttttctttccgtaatgttacggaaccttgcggattacataatcatcccctttttgacttacggaatgttacggaatctcacttaattatgcaacgatgcttccattttatttccggtgtgtcacggaaacttacggattgtgcatcaatatttttttggtttttcggcatgtcctagaatttcacaaattgcctaatgatgggtaccaagcacctcacaaggaccaaagaaaggtcgcatgtcatcaagcaaaggtccccggacgaaattagggtatgacattttctattgtcttccccttattattggagataaaaggaaagtaaagataagacactaatttcgttcctctcgatttgacgagagtcgcgggtgaccataaattGAAGTAGGtgtccttttaagttgttgctctacccttatgcaaagtaggactaggtcatctaggtccctataagGAAGCAGCTCAACCTTGTCcttcacttccatattaagtccactaaggaacctagcaatgcttgttctttcctcctctctAAGCCCAGCtctcaaaaggagtagttccatttgtttcctatactcttcaacactcatactcccttgtctaagcctttggagctttccataagctcccttccatagtaggaggggatgtgcctcttcctaagggcacttttcaagtcattccaatactctactagagGATCCCTATGAAGTCTTCTTTCCCAAActagggaagtccaccaatagagggcatacccttggaagctaagggtagccaaaggaACCTTCCTTTCCTCACTTGTATGATGGCAAGAAAAGAGttgctcaaccttcatttcctaaTCTAAACAAGCCTCTACATTATCCTTTTcgtggaagtatgggaggttaatgttagcctcttgaggatttctttccttttctctcctatgggaatGAGGTCTAGGATGTGACCTATTCCTTCCTCCATAATAGTTACTAAGTTCTTCACtcaggctcttgcaagagtcatgactaccataggaggcatatttttcttttcttaactctttcattatttttcttctttcttcctctcttatttgttctctctcatcttgatttatttctaccctctcttttcctttttattttctttatagtttctctttccataacttaagggaactcaactcatctaagattctagatagaagatccttatgactagtaccatCACCagtaacactagatgaatgatgacatatgttggttcctaagttgtggttctttcttattGGGGGTTTGCagaaggtaaaagctagggttcaaaagaactcaagataagctaGAAGAAACTATTatgtaattacaagataaactaggtgtgactaataaagaaaataagctatgaaagtaagcaagaaattaaagtgcaagaaatgtaaactaggcggatcctaggagtgtttggatgaccacatttaaggttcccaacaaaacactcactatcctaagggaaaattgcctaaaattattacacacaaatggaagtttggtaacctattgaaGGTTCCCAAAAcacttgatgcaatcctaccccgcaagggcattggatagaagactccaagtagattgggctagagatgcaagagaaggccttagggtagatttcgggcccgtgggctaagtatgagcccacttatctttgtacatattagattaaggtttcattacttttgggccttttatttagggctccataatgtagataTGGTActctagaaatgtaggatttttcagcccctgtattttagggcacctagactagtttttgtgttaggggtagttttgtaatttcacatgcattaagtgaatattgaatgtgtgtgttggaaaataaatttaattgaattgggagaagcctaatccaattaaattttagagggggaggtgagcatttgcttgctacacctcattgccatatcatatagtcacactttgtgcatgtccttcatgctttacatgcctcatgacacctaagcacacttagtggagaatcttggactttatcctggattagtgggctgaatcataactaaaattcattaatcataattagtgaaattttggctccaaaatttggcttcacaaattcaatttcaaatccaagtgaaatttgaatagaaattcaaatttccctccaattttgtgtgacacttaggctataaatagaggtcatgtgtgttcatttttttcaactttcatcATTTGAgtattacacttcaaagttcagacctcttttgaggtacaaaatttcgtgctccttctcttcttctccctccactcatcttctcctaccttcaagctcttatccatggcttcctatggtggtgagcttcttcttgacttatcttctccttgaagtggcgtctcctctcaactcttcttctccattccacttccattaaaattcaagaagcaaaggactccattgatgaagaagatccaaggcctacaagttccaatggagctacatcaacacttccaatgaaaggcctttttgttacaaaacttgaaatcaatgaaggtaagtaaatttccaattacaaaattacaaaagggtcctcaattttggtggttgttctctctttggtgctTCActtaatttggagtgcttcttagtccaatagctcttaaggtggttggccccttgcttcttgactcaaattcttcaagggatggcaccaatcctcctttccaattccctatatggcaactcacaaacaaggaaacaaagagacaagcaataaccaaagaccaaaaatatgaaataaaagcTAAACTGatagatttttaacaagacaaattttcaaagattattcaacaattaaagcaatgaaaagtacacaaaagcaagctaggactcaaagagaaacctagaatggctctagagtagagtagaaaaactatataaaaaaaaaactcaagaaacctctagttttggcacttgttttcacactagttttaaattgaaatttcataactaagattggtataaaataggcaccaattatagaacaaattttgagccaaacaacaagcacacttccctttcacttttttttttcaggacattgattttcctgccaacgtgtatgatttttcttattttttccatttatccaaatcacttggttcattttttataattttggttcagatttctagaaaattcattaaaaatttctGCTCAAAGTtcatagtgaccaattcccagtaattgttacaagttcgtatgttcaagctgccagcaccagagATTtgaacctagaaatcaagagtagtgtttatggtgcttaaggcttggatagttacaatttgtgtttgattatgGTCAATTGGCTTGAATAAcataattcaagagagcttaagacttattttgattcacaaatccagctacaactcagcaccacaactcaacttcttcATAGACATCATAtagaaaacttagaaaacaaaaaaaaaaaaagttcaacaacaagactacttctgggaattgatttagaacaagTTACgaaataaataacatgcatgaattagactcaaaattcaaaagataggataagaatgacaagaatacatgaacaaatgtatctagaattcaatcaaccaaaatcaaaattcaacacaaacttagaacacaatgtgacaattattatgactaaacatgactctaagacaacatggattaagtgatttacacttagatttttgtgttttttttctaattaatatttttgaagaaaatttagatctaaaggttcagcataagaagattatgactgaaaaatgatagaacctaaaatcaacacaaaaacatgattcaagagtagatatataaaatttgaaccatagaaatggaattacaagtgtagatctaagatttaatcgattttttttaatctactctaaacagaaccaaaccacaagacaatgaaggatatacatggagaataagatgaagaaaaaagaattaacatgaattgaccgaacaaaaagatagaggaagcaaaagaacatcacctagacgaagatgctctaataacacatgatgtagctccatgtggagcttgtagcccttggatcttcttcatcaatggagtcctttgcttcttgaagtttaatgacagtggaatggagatggaagaaagatgattggagatgccacttcaaggagaagatgagttaagaataagctcaccaccataggaagccatggataagagcttgaacgtaggagaagatgaatggaaggagaaggagagaaagagaatgaaattttgtgcctcaaatgaggtatgaactttgaagtgtaattctcaaatgataaaatttgaaaacatgcacacacaaggcctctatttatagccttaagagtcacacaaaattggagggaaatttgaatttctattcaaatttcacttgaatttgaatttgtggagccaaatttggagccaaaatttcactaattatgattaggaaattttagctatggttcaacccactaatacAAGATCAAgtacaagattctccactaagtgtgcttaagtgttatgaggcatgtaaagcatgaagggcatgtagaaagtgtgactatatgatgtggcaatggggtgtagcaagcaaatgctcacctcctccTTAatatggtccaaaatttaattggattgggcttctcccaattaaatttatctcccaacacacacacacatcaaatagtgcacttaatgcatgtgaaattacaaaactacccctaatacaaaaactagtctgggtgcccttaaatacaagggctgaaaattcctacattactagggtaccctccatacactatgaagccctaaatacaaggtccaaaaataatgaaatcctaatctagtatgcacaaagataagtgggctcatacttagcccatgggcctaaaatctaccctaaggctcatgagaaccctagggccttttcttgcatctctggcccaatcttcttggagtcttctatccaatgcccttggggggtaggattgcatcatcgaATATAAAGCCTACAAGGCACATATGAGCTTCCTGGAAAATTTGAAGAGACtaacttaatttcttttaatgtaGGTATTAGAGGATTAAATACGAGGGAAAATTTCCTCAAAGAAGGAGGAAATGATAGAGATCAAGGAAAACCTTTAATGGAAAAACAAAGAGCTTCAGAGAGGAAGAACCTAATTGTGCTAGGCGGCCTAACACAAAGAACCAGAGCTAAGAAATCAAAGGAGATGTTGTAGGAAAAAAGAGATCAATACCTACAAGCTCAAGCTTTAAGTGAGAAAGAAGAGCCCAAGATGCATTTGATCCAAGTGGAATAACAATGTACCAACTATGCGCTTGccatatgatttattttagtattttgaaTATGTTTTAATTGTAATAAATGGGTTATTATGACACTAAAGCCCAATTACTAACATTAGATTAGGTTTCTTTTGAATTCAATTTAAGATGTAATTTGAGCCTTTGCTTTAATTTCTTTAAGATTAGATTTAGCCATCAACTTTATTAAGAGGGAGGCACTAGTTGTGGCCTATAAGTAGCCTTGCACTTTCTTGCTTTTGGGTAGATTGAAATAGGATTAGAATTTCACTCATTTTGTGCCTCTTATGGGTTCTTAGATTGAacttttcttaattcttaaagGTTTTCATACCTTTGTGGCAATTTTTTGCTTGACTTATCACTCTCTTTGGAGTATGGCATCTTCCCCTACACTTTTttcttctccatctttttcatttttgtttcatttgctAGTTCTTAATTTCATGtgaataatttaatgttttcatCCTTGCACAACTTTCCTCTATTCCTTTTGTTTATATGTGTGTCATTCCCATAAAGCTTAGAGCTTTCTTTGATTAAGTATGCCATTGTTGTAAGGATTAAGGAAGTTTATTTCAAATTCttatctctctttcatctttaaTTCTATTAAACATGAATACACTCAAGGAAGATCTGCAAAAACAATATGATTCATAACTAGGATCGTATCATGCACCCTTAAATATTTTCCTAAATCCTCCGTGCTTTGGAAACCACATTTTTCAATAATAGCCTCCCTTATATTCTGTTAAGTctaccaaaaaattaaatccttaaggtttttatgttaacaaattataaattttgtgttAACCTTTCATGCTTAAGCTACAGGTTTATTTATCTCTATGAGATACAAGCAGAAAGCATGAACAAAAAGGATGTGGACGATAACTAAAGTATCAGTCATTGGATGATACTGCCTTGGTGTCTAGTCTTAAGAAGACAAGTGCTTTTGCACTTGGTTAATAGTACAAAGGTGTTCGCTTCCGgaaagtgcaccggatcacgcaagtagtataaaatggtaagaaccgagtatcgaactcttagggaacttgtgttacttggtaaagctatttcagtgaataggCATCTACtgtgaaaagagatgtgttcactatgaacaggtgtgtaaactaactatgaaaagggaaaatcacatgagtaatgatgcgtaaagacaagtagacgacacgttggtcttcctaataggtgtctgatgttagaaggatattctctacttaacaatgctcatgcgttctatggtgtctcctgaaatgctaaaccccgattcctcatgatagtctagcctaatcctgatcaagcatcatccgtagattcctcttgttggactaaactcgtccaggaccgcattaagacaaacatacaataaCTAGGTTActgtaccccgattcctcgtgaaaatatgacaaactagccccgtcctatcaagttTTAAGAATCAAACCAATTTTcactattgaatgatcctaaaaacacatgcatcaacatgatcaaggaaaaagcatggtagaatgaagttctgatagcacagtgaacacacaaaacatcattaaatagatcaaaaaaatatatttacatcaagtacctacaacgaagatccaacagaggatttagctttccataactgggaagcttcctttacaacaaagagaagagaaagatgaaagattgaaaaaataaaagtagtggggatgtatcctaataataataatctaaaaagaaaaaatcatcatCAGGAATCAACAATGTCAACAGTGTCTAAATTGGGGAATCAGTgagagcaacaacttctccagaTGACGAACCAGAAAGATCAGCAATTCCTCCAACTAGGGAAGCAGGGGGGTCAGCTGTTTCTCCAGCTGGTGAATCAGGAGGGGCAGCAGCTTCATCTAATGATGCATCGAAGATGAGAATTAGAGGTGGAGATGGGGGAACTACTTCAAGCTCAGGAGAAGGAGGTGGATTCACCATTGGAGTTCGTGGCTCAATTGGCATTGGTTCAACCCGTGTTGGTGCGGGCTCAGGAGGAGCAGCCTCATTGGGTCTCACCAATGGAAGTTGAGCTTCAGGCCAGGCTACTTTCTCAAGAAAATACTCCAGAGGTATGATTGGCCTGTTCTGAGCCAACTCTCGCAGGATGTGCATGATAATAAGTTGTCCTCTAAATAGGCTCTGAAGCTTAGGGACTAAGGTTTGCGGGTGTTGAGCGTCTGGTTCTATGGCTGctgatgttggatcaagtggcctcagaataattaagaagggggggttgaattaattattcctaaacctttactaattaaaaattactcttctaaggcttttactaaattgttaagagaatgaggagtagaagagaaacttaacagaaagtaaaagcagaaattaaatgcacaacggaaagtaaaagagtagggaagaaggagacaaacacataagagtttttatactggttcggcaacaacccgtgcctacatctagtcccaaagcgacctgcggtccttgagatttctttcaaccttgtaaaaatccttttacaagtaaagatccacaagggatgtaccctcccttgttctctttgaaaccctagtggatgtaccctccacttgaactgatccacaagagatgtaccttctcttgttctcagtcaaacccaagtagatgtaccctctacttgtaccacaaaggatgtaccctccaatgtgttaagacaaagatctcaggcggttaaacctttgatactttgtgaatggggatacaagagaattctcaggcggttagtcctttgaatacttttgtataagggaaagggaagaatcaaaagaattctcagactgtgtcattttgaattctttgacaagggagaaaggagacacaaaagaattcaggcggttagtcctttgttcttttggaaaagggagaagagagacacaaaaagagttcaggcggttagtccttggtgaattctttttggcaaagggagaagagatgaaaagaatgaatagcacaagttctcaaggtttagaaaaccagaaaactttggaaagcttttggtacaaagaagaagaagaagttcaaagagttttagggcttgtaaaagattgattgaataagtgttcaagattcttgaaatgcaaaacaaagccttacttttatagactcttcatgtctggtcaagacaaccatttgaagagttataacttctagaaaaacttaaaaaccaatttgaaaaagtcaaaaactatttgaagagttacatcttctaatttatttagaaacagtcactggtaatcgattaccaaatcagtgtaatcaattacacaaggcttttatgtgaaaggatgtgactcttcgcatttgaatttgaatttcaacgttcaaaggcactggtaatcgattaccaaaacattgtaatcgattacaactttttgaaattaattggaacgttgtaaattcaatttgaaaaattttcaaaaacattttgctactggtaatcgattacagcaatctggtaatcgattaccagagagtaaaaactctttgctaaacatgttttgtgaaaaatccatgtgctactcagtgtttgaaaaaaccttttcatacttatcttgattaagtcttctcttgagtTCTTGAACCTTgatacttgaatcttgatcttgattcttaaagcttgatccttgaatcttgattcttgaattcaactttcctcttgaatcttgaagtgtccTTCAACCTTtcgtcttgagtcttgaattgttcttgatttcttcttgaacatcttgaactcatcctttgattgacctttgagctttttgtcatcacctttgtcatcatcttttgttatcatcattgttatcatcaaaacatctttgaatcacttttgattcaccatgaagctttgcttatacaatctccccctttttgatgatgacaacttctgaaatcaagaaacacacacacactttttcctagtcgatcactcacataaattctccccatttttttttgaatttatgcttttcTTAAAATcaagttgattactcatgtgaattcttgatttaatcccatttctctccccctttggcatcaacaaaaagccaaagtgcgtatcaaaCTTGAAGTATTCAAATATAACTTAAACATCCATACAATATTCATGGaaaatatcaaccaaatcatgaagcaagagcAATAATAGATTAACTATAAAATCCATATAGTCAAATAGCAAacttaatatttgttcaaacataccatgtgtcgcaacatgcccttcgcgggcgagcgagggcgagactcacgggtgcgctttccaaaggaggaaagattcgcggagtcgccaccaacgtttatttgtggaaaacgtcggaaaaaccgaaggaaactggtcaaaatgaaaattctaagttcgggagttgtatttacgtttgaagaaggtattagcacctctcacgtttgtctcaaaggacaacaacctattttttagaattgtgggaattgtgttaccttaactttatttctttttattttttgaggtcgacaaaagcggggctcttgctcctacgtaccctccatcgaagagggaatcagacctacgtagttctttcttatgcgtgaatcaaatgattcttttaacttgaaaggtgatcattttaaggcgttggaccttaaaaatgatccattttacttggtaagaaattgaaatgataaactttcaaaaccctattttttgtggacaagcttgactaggcgagttgattttagccttagtttcactttagttattagtcaattcaattaagaatgagaaatcccaaagagaaaacgtccgattgatttttcgctttattttactaaaagggtatttttttattattatattattattttaccttttttttgatttccaacgtggttatggcacgaccgaacggtcggaattcattttaaccaaaattaacggatgatacaattcaaacgatcggtggaaatttattttatttttagattaagcgagaaatgacttaaataaatggcttaagcacgtcaaaagggggtataaaaagcaaatgaaaacgagaataaaaatacatgaaacaaaatgtggaccaccacgggtacatagaatgaattgaaaagctcggtttgaggtacttacccgttgaagattgaagaaaacgaagaacgaaagatgaatgttgaagaacggtcgagaatcttcgcgtaattactcacggaaacgttacggaagcgcctcggcttggattttcttcacagaaataattttcctcagcaatttcgagagagagagagaagtgccaagaaggctgaaccccttctcccttcactcctccctctatttatagcaaaataggggaggagcttgccacccagctcgcccaggcgagcaaggttgcttcctccagaagcaacaaccttctggaggaaggatctggaaggcccaagtgggccagattgctatttgtacccccattttactaaatgcacccccttctatttttttggtaattctttttccgtaacgttacgaaacttcacgaatttcgtaatgatacttatttttcttccgcaaggttacgaatccttacggattatgtatttactcttttttagctttcgaagaagttacggaaacttacggattgcgcaaaaacacctcttttcgatttctgccacattacggaatttcacggattgcgcaagcctgcttccttttgatttctgacacgtcttgggacttcattcattgtgcaacaaaggacgccaagtgtctcgaagcggccaatcaaaggttttatatcatcaaataataatccccggacgaaattagggtatgatagttgcccgtctttacttacctctcatcggagataagaggaaagcaaagataagacactgatttcgtccgtcctgccctttccgtgatgatgACTCTCGTCtttactccttcttttttcttatgcacaaaacaaaatacaaacaacaaccagaacaacgaatataatatacatatacacatatacacatatttggcgaaggaaccgatccagaaaacaacagaagaacgtgtttcccagtcaccagaggcttcgcgcttgataatggaggacacatgaacaacgctaggtaatgacattcatggggctccgaaaaaaggtggagaatggaggattgccttgagggtccgcacttaggcaatcatgaaacacagctccaaactcgaaagtggaggacacatgaacgaaaatgcaattcatggagctccgaaaaaagggggagaacggaggattgccttgagggtccgcacttaggcaatcatgaaacacagctccaaactcgaaagtggaggacacatgaacgaaaacgcaattcatggagctccgaaaaaagggggagaatggaggattgccttgagggtccgcacttaggcaatcatgaaacacaactccaaactcgaaagtggaggacacatgaacgaaaacgcaattcatggagctccgaaaaaaaaggggagaatggaggattgccttgagggtccgcacttaggcaatcatgaaatacagctccaaactcgaaagtggaggacacatgaacagcgctaggcaataacattcatggggctccgaaaaaggtggagaatggaggattgccttgatggtccgcacttaggcaatcatgaaacacagctccaaactcgaaagtggaggacacatgaacagcgctaggcaataacattcatggggctccgaaaaagggggagaatggaggattgccttgagggtccgcacttaggcaatcatgaaacacaactccaaactggAAAGTGGAGGAcccatgaacagcgctaggcaataacattcatggggctccgaaaaagggggagaatggaggattgccttgagggtccgcacttaggcaatcatgaaacacagctccaaactcgaaagtggaggacacatgaacgaaaacgcaattcatggagctccgaaaaagggtaagaatggaggattgccttgagggtccgcacttaggcaatcatgaaacacaactccaaactcgaaagtggaggacacatgaacagcgctaggcaataacattcatggggctccgaaaaagggtggtTGGCAGGACCAAACGGTCTACCGGGTTCTTCCACCTGAAAgacaaacatgctttttgtaaagaaaaataaatcattcgcgagagcaccatatcttagagaaataatatacttgtgccatgggtaattttccttgtaaccgagaatgaaaggcaggatgtcaacttttagctttcaaatgaacatgcaggggaaacatcgggttaagctgaaaataaatcactcatagtgtataaaactcacaaggcaagtgttttatcctactcccaaaccataactacaccatgactttattttgcacacgatttcctatcgaatcagagATCACATGTACGATCACgaatcaataggattttctcgagggtagtgtttttggagaggacgctgggtgttttggtcttttcctctttgttcatgtggggtgggatatcgccagtcgagaacgaccttgaatggcaatctgaagggaagacacaccaaaaatgggttttcctttgccggcagtcacttaccttgccgaaaatttatctggtctgaagatcttccgttctctttctttcattgatcgagaattgcttcttttccctttttacttcctttcgatctttgatcgggaatccttccttttctttctttttttccttttctttattttcatctttttctttttctttctttccatttcttccttttctttctttttacttctccttccccatccctttctttgggaaatcgggttttagcattctattcgctctcccttgaggagattccgctgtcctttgcttcgggggaa contains:
- the LOC106799569 gene encoding branchpoint-bridging protein-like; amino-acid sequence: MHILRELAQNRPIIPLEYFLEKVAWPEAQLPLVRPNEAAPPEPAPTRVEPMPIEPRTPMVNPPPSPELEVVPPSPPLILIFDASLDEAAAPPDSPAGETADPPASLVGGIADLSGSSSGEVVALTDSPI